In a genomic window of Carassius auratus strain Wakin unplaced genomic scaffold, ASM336829v1 scaf_tig00216334, whole genome shotgun sequence:
- the LOC113097629 gene encoding lipopolysaccharide-induced tumor necrosis factor-alpha factor homolog, with product MEKDYRPPPSVPQMNQTGVNFPGQQAVYPPQAGPQAPPYQPPPYGFGDPTITVQPTVIPMAAQMVVVSFPDVPVRTTCPHCMTDVLTETEHINGLLTWLICGSLAIFACWLCCCIPFCVDACKDVKHTCPNCRKIIRIYKRM from the exons ATGGAGAAAGACTACAGACCCCCTCCTTCTGTTCCTCAGATGAATCAGACAGGCGTAAACTTCCCTGGCCAGCAGGCCGTGTACCCACCACAAGCAG GTCCACAAGCTCCACCTTATCAACCACCTCCTTATGGGTTTGGGGATCCGACCATCACTGTCCAGCCCACGGTGATCCCTATGG CTGCACAGATGGTGGTTGTGAGTTTTCCTGATGTACCGGTCCGCACTACCTGTCCTCACTGCATGACAGACGTCCTCACAGAAACTGAACATATCAATGGATTGCTCACCTGGCTAATTTGTGGAAGCCTTGCGATCTTTGC GTGCTGGCTCTGTTGTTGCATCCCGTTCTGTGTGGATGCATGCAAGGATGTGAAGCACACCTGTCCAAACTGCAGAAAGATCATCCGCATTTACAAACGTATGTAG
- the LOC113097624 gene encoding tektin-4-like: protein MMSSQILVSRPYFDTRVAAQNGSQPPVTNPETAVKESVYAGTSAGLATAGYRSAKYTPEEWLANNSALLNRSVADRDHAERICTESKALKAETDAGTLRTQTAGTKHLGNRLQDIHRWRSELEQLIERLVAETDLLTASRRRLEKALDATEIPFAIATDNLTCRERRFGPDLVEDQVEEELLKEVELIRSIQALLKKTLDQTVDQIRLNREMKQTLELDWSDKQHAYSLDDQCGRFNNRSTDTQRHPSSAVLQDQVCDEEVWRRFTRDNLRLAEREEVASQALRRLIERVLQETSEDLRAQCAAVDQAFNQRCMELSQAKTQLELHLAQILEQIGAQERNISYLQQAVYDKEAPLRVAQSRLHYRTFRPNMEQCRDQPQLSLLGEVSELNSTVAALQQQLYEARKSLSDLEESRLSLEKDISCKTNSLLIDREKCMMHRTRYPSVTVLSGY, encoded by the exons ATGATGTCTTCGCAAATTTTAGTGTCTCGCCCTTATTTTGACACGCGGGTAGCGGCGCAGAATGGCTCACAGCCGCCGGTCACAAACCCGGAGACCGCCGTTAAAGAAAGCGTGTACGCGGGTACATCCGCCGGTCTGGCCACGGCGGGCTACCGGAGCGCCAAATACACCCCTGAGGAGTGGCTCGCCAATAACTCTGCTCTGTTAAACCGGTCCGTCGCGGACCGGGATCACGCGGAGAGGATTTGCACCGAGTCCAAAGCGCTGAAAGCGGAGACCGACGCCGGGACTTTACGCACGCAGACCGCGGGCACCAAACACCTGGGCAACCGGCTGCAGGACATCCACCGCTGGAGGTCCGAGCTGGAGCAGCTCATCGAGCGGCTGGTCGCGGAAACGGACCTGCTGACGGCCTCCAGGCGGCGGCTGGAGAAAGCGCTGGACGCCACGGAGATTCCCTTCGCCATCGCCACTGATAACCTCACCTGCCGAGAGAGACGCTTCGGGCCGGACCTGGTGGAGGACCAGGTGGAAGAAGAACTTCTTAAG GAAGTGGAGCTGATCAGAAGCATTCAGGCCTTGCTGAAAAAAACTCTGGATCAAACTGTGGACCAGATAAG GCTGAACCGGGAGATGAAGCAGACTCTTGAGTTAGACTGGTCTGATAAACAGCATGCCTACAGTCTGGATGACCAGTGTGGACGCTTTAACAACAGGAGCACCGACACACAACGGCATCCCAGCTCAGCCGTGCTGCAGGACCA GGTGTGCGATGAGGAGGTTTGGCGTAGGTTTACTCGGGATAACCTGCGTCTGGCGGAGAGAGAGGAGGTGGCGAGCCAGGCCTTGAGGCGGCTGATTGAGAGAGTCCTGCAGGAGACTTCTGAGGACCTACGGGCACAGTGTGCTGCTGTAGATCAGGCCTTCAACCAGCGCTGCATGGAACTGAGCCAAGCCAAAACACAGCTGGAGCTCCACCTGGCTCAG ATTCTAGAGCAGATTGGGGCTCAGGAGAGGAATATCTCATACCTGCAGCAAGCTGTGTATGATAAAGAAGCTCCTCTCAGAGTGGCTCAATCTAGACTGCATTACCGAACCTTCAGACCCAACATGGAGCAGTGCCGAGACCAGCCCCAGCTCAG tttgTTAGGTGAGGTGTCAGAGCTCAACAGTACAGTAGCAGCCCTACAGCAGCAGCTGTATGAAGCACGCAAATCTTTGTCGGACCTGGAAGAAAGCAGACTGTCCCTGGAGAAAGACATCTCTTGCAAAACAAACTCCCTCCTCATCGACCGAGAGAAGTGTATGATGCACCGCACACGCTACCCTTCTGTCACAGTGCTGTCTGGATACTGA
- the LOC113097618 gene encoding zinc finger protein 850-like: MENRENNRTTETPDVKMKTCQSSPMREQKNETDGQIEVKEDFVTCHECGMDFFDQASLEQHTRIHTEEKLFVCPQCGKSFPVQHRLEAHLRIHTGEKPFSCTECGKCFTQQGQIKSHMRSHTGEKPFTCPQCQTSFTSKQSLKSHIRIHTGEKPFTCSECGKSFITQGYLKRHIKTHTGDKPFTCPQCGKSYKLQESLESHIRVHTGERPFVCPQCGKGFTAKQCLKSHLSIHIGEKPFNCSICGMSFTQHQSLKHHMCTHTGEKPFICPECGKRFTIKQRLDIHMRIHSGQRPFSCSQCRKSFTVKLNLARHMRVHTGVKPFSCPQCGKRFTVKQSLESHMTIHTGKKPFTCSECGKGFTSKPKLSYHMRNHSGERPFICSKCPKSFTVKQNLDIHMRIHSGEKPFSCSQCGKSFTMKQNLDIHMRSHTDEKPFTCSQCGKSYKVQQSLESHMRVHTGENPFTCSECGKSFTVKQSLMNHMRIHTGEKPFTCSECGKSFTVKQSLMNHLKIHTGERPFTCPQCPKSFTQQANFKQHIGIHTGEKPFICPQCGKTFIFKQSLERHIRIHTGEKPFSCSECGMSFIEKQKLNIHMRNHTGEQPFICPQCGKSFTFKQSLERHMRIHTGEKPFTCSECGMSFIEKQKLKIHIRIHTGEKPFSCPQCGKSFRVNRSLKRHMSIHTGEKPFGCTHCAKRYTVKQHLENHMRIHTGEKPYTCTECGSSFMEQRQLIIHMRIHTGEKPFTCPQCGKSFTQQGQLKCHMRIHTGEKPFTCTQCGKCFTVKSTLDSHMRVHTGEKPFSCFQCGKSFIQQGQLQIHMSVHTGDKPFICPYCMKSFPLKHGLERHMRIHTGEKPFSCFQCGKSFIQQGQLQIHMSVHTGDKPFICPYCMKSFPLKHGLERHMRIHTGEKPFSCSECGISFIEKQKLNIHMRIHTGEKPFSCSECGKSFTVNRSLKRHVRIHTAEKPFTCTQCGKSFMEQGHLESHMGIHTGEKPFTCSECGKSFTVNRNLRRHMSIHTEEKPYTCPQCAKSFTEHGQLKSHITIHTGEKSFACSECGKSFTVKQGLKRHLRIHIGEKNFTCSECGKRFIQQGHLQNHMRIHTGEKPFICCVCGKGFTMNISLERHMKIHTGEKPFSCSYCMMSFTVKQGLERHKRIHTGEKPFTCSECGKSFMQQGHLQIHKRFHTGEKPCICSECGKSFTVKQSLKSHMRIHTVEKTSNRLEESPLPPPVCFIHPDNVVSHSVPGHPPANGGE; the protein is encoded by the exons gtcaGATCGAAGTGAAAGAAGATTTTGTCACTTGCCATGAATGTGGGATGGATTTTTTTGATCAAGCAAGTCTTGAGCAGCACACGAGAATTCACACAGAAGAGAAACTGTTCGTCTGtccacagtgtggaaagagtttcccaGTGCAACACAGGCTTGAAGCTCATTtaaggattcacactggagagaaaccattcagTTGCACAgagtgtggaaagtgtttcacGCAACAAGGTCAGATTAAAAGTCACATGAGaagtcacactggagagaaacctttcacttGCCCTCAATGTCAAACTAGTTTCACATCGAAACAAAGCCTTAAAAGTCACattagaattcacactggagaaaaacctttcacctgctctgagtgtggaaagagcttcataACACAAGGATACCTTAAACGTCACATAAAAACTCACACTGGTGATAAGCCTTTCACCTGTcctcaatgtggaaagagttacAAATTGCAAGAAAGCCTTGAGAGTCACATAAGAGTTCACACCGGAGAGAGGCCGTTCgtctgccctcagtgtggaaagggtttCACAGCAAAACAGTGTCTTAAAAGTCACTTAAGCATTCATattggagagaaacctttcaacTGCTCCATCTGTGGGATGAGCTTCACACAACATCAAAGTCTTAAACATCACATGTGCACTCACacaggagagaagcctttcatTTGCCCTGAATGTGGAAAGCGTTTCACAATAAAACAACGCCTTGAcattcacatgagaattcactcGGGGCAGAGACCCTTTTCCTGCTCTCAGTGTAGAAAGAGTTTTACAGTAAAACTTAACCTTGCGAGACatatgagagttcacactggagtgAAGCCTTTCTcgtgccctcagtgtggaaagagattcaCAGTGAAACAAAGCCTCGAGAGTCACATGACCATTCACACTGGAAAGAAGCCTTTCACCTGCTCCGAGTGTGGAAAGGGTTTCACGAGTAAACCTAAGCTTAGCTATCACATGAGAAATCACTCAGGAGAGAGGCCTTTTATATGTTCTAAGTGTCCAAAAAGTTTCACAGTGAAGCAAAACCTTGAtattcacatgagaattcactctggagagaaacctttttcctgctctcagtgtggaaaaagtttcacaatgaaacaaaacCTTGACATTCACATGAGAAGTCACACTGATGAGAAGCCTTTCACCTGctctcaatgtggaaagagttacAAAGTGCAGCAAAGCCTTGAGagtcacatgagagttcacactggagagaaccCTTTCACCTGCTccgagtgtggaaagagtttcacagtTAAACAAAGCCTTATGaatcacatgagaattcacactggagagaaacctttcacttGCTccgagtgtggaaagagtttcacagtCAAACAAAGCCTTATGAATCACTTgaaaattcacactggagagaggccTTTCACCTGCCCTCAGTGTCCGAAGAGTTTCACACAAC AAGCAAACTTTAAGCAGCACATAggcattcacactggagagaagccattcatctgccctcagtgtggaaaaacattcatatttaaacaaagcCTTGAGAGACACATCagaattcatactggagagaaacctttttcCTGCTCTGAATGTGGGATGAGTTTCATAGAGAAACAAAAACTTAATATTCACATGAGAAATCACACGGGAGAACAGCCTTTCatctgccctcagtgtggaaagagcttcacatttaaacaaagCCTTGAGagacacatgagaattcacaccggagagaagcctttTACCTGCTCCGAGTGTGGGATGAGCTTCATAGAGAAACAAAAGCTTAAAATACACATTaggattcacaccggagagaaacctttcaGCTGCcctcaatgtggaaagagttttagagTAAACAGGAGCCTTAAGAGACACATGagcattcacactggagagaaacctttcggATGTACCCATTGTGCAAAGCGTTACACAGTGAAACAACACCTTGAGaatcacatgagaattcacactggagagaaaccttacacttGCACGGAGTGCGGAAGCAGTTTCATGGAACAACGACAACTTATAATCCACATGAGGATTCATACTGGGGAGAAGCCTTTCACTTGCcctcaatgtggaaagagtttcacacaacAAGGACAGTTGAAAtgtcacatgagaattcacactggagagaaacctttcacttGCACTCAGTGCGGAAAGTGTTTCACAGTGAAAAGTACGCTTGACagtcacatgagagttcacactggagagaaacctttcagctgctttcagtgtggaaagagtttcattcAACAAGGGCAACttcaaattcacatgagcgttcATACTGGAGACAAGCCTTTCATCTGTCCGTATTGTATGAAGAGTTTCCCGCTGAAGCATGGCCTTGAGagacacatgagaattcacactggagagaaacctttcagctgctttcagtgtggaaagagtttcattcAACAAGGGCAACttcaaattcacatgagcgttcATACTGGAGACAAGCCTTTCATCTGTCCGTATTGTATGAAGAGTTTCCCGCTGAAGCATGGCCTTGAGagacacatgagaattcacactggagagaagcctttcagctgctctgaGTGTGGGATAAGCTTCATAGAGAAACAAAAGCTTAATATTcatatgagaattcacactggagagaaaccattcagctgttctgagtgtggaaagagttttacagtgAACCGGAGCCTGAAGAGACACGTGAGAATTCACACTGCAGAGAAACCATTCACCTGCAcccaatgtggaaagagtttcatggAACAAGGCCACCTTGAAAGTCACATgggaattcacactggagaaaagcctttcacctgctccgagtgtggaaagagtttcacggTGAACAGAAACCTTAGGAGACACATGAGCATTCACACAGAAGAGAAGCCTTACACCTGCCCTCAGTGTGCAAAGAGCTTCACAGAACACGGACAACTTAAAAGTCACATAAccattcacactggagagaaatctTTCGCCTGCTctgaatgtggaaagagtttcacagtGAAACAAGGCCTCAAGAGACACCTAAGAATTCACATTGGAGAGAAGAATTTCACTTGCTCTGAATGTGGAAAGCGGTTCATCCAGCAAGGACACCTTCAAAACCACATgcgaattcacactggagagaagcctttcatctgctgtgtgtgtggaaAGGGTTTCACGATGAACATTTCTCTTGAGAGGcacatgaaaattcacactggagagaagcctttcagctgctcttaTTGTATGATGAGTTTCACAGTGAAACAAGGTCTTGAGAGACACaagagaattcacactggagagaaaccattcacctgctctgagtgtggaaagagtttcatgcAACAAGGACACCTTCAAATTCACAAAAGatttcacaccggagagaaaccttgTATCTGCTctgaatgtggaaagagtttcacagtGAAACAAAGCCTGAAAagtcacatgagaattcacactgtaGAGAAAACTTCCAACAGATTGGAGGAGTCTCCTCTACCACCACCTGTGTGCTTCATCCATCCAGATAATGTAGTCAGTCATAGCGTACCAGGACACCCACCAGCTAACGGAGGAGAGTGA